In Candidatus Neomarinimicrobiota bacterium, the sequence AGCCCGATACAATTCAAGAAATCAGTACGGAAGAAATCTTGGAGGCAACGGAAGCCACGAAAAAAGATACTTTAATCCCTTTACCTGAAGTTCGTGAAATGGGTGAAAAGGCAAATAAATTAGCGCCGGGAGAACCTTTTTTCGAATTAAAATCGAGTATTAATCTCCTCCACCAACAAATGGATTCACTCAAAAGAGTAATATCCGTTTATGAAGAAGGCAAAGGCGCCATACCCACAATTGACGAAGAATTGCTTAACTTGATCAAAATTCCCCAACTCCGTCATCGCATTGAACTTCAAAACGGGACGATTGTGAATGGTGAAATTATCCAGGAAGATGACTTGGGCATTATTATTCAAACATCCATTGGACAATTGGCCATTGAACGGGACCGTGTTGTCAATATTACTGAAGATTTGCCCCCCAATGCCAAAGTTGAATTGATGGGAGAACCATTTGTTAATGCCTTTCCCGATCGAGAAGAGATTACAGGTACAATTAAAAATATCGGTTCCAAACGGGCAGATTTTGTACGGGTTATTGCCCATCTATGGTCAGCTACGACAGAATTGGTTCACCAAGATTCTGTATTTGTATCCGGCCATAATCAGAAATATTTGACTGGAATAAAATCAGATACGGCTCTTGAACCAGGATCAAGTAGTGAATTCAAATTGGTTATCTCCCTCGCTGAAGGAGATAATGTTTCCTATCGAACCTATGATGTTCGCTGGGAAACGTTTAAATAAAATTTAATACAGACGCGTCTGGTAAACGTCATGAAGACGGATCAATCCGGCGCAGGATTTTCCATTTCCATTCACTACGGGCAAAACGGATATCTGCGATTCCCTGTCTTCCATCATTGTTACTGCATCTTTTAAGGGTGCGCCTTTTGTAACTGAAATCGGGTTAGAAGTCATCACTTCACCAACGGTGAGTTGATCAATATCTCCATTGGTTGCCAAACAACGGCGCAGATCACCCTCAGTAACAATACCCAATAATTGGTTATCCCCATCCACAACTAAGGCAGCGCCTTGGGGTTTTTCAGTCATTTCAATCACCACTTTACGCAAACGGTCATTGATACCCACCGCCGCAACATTTTCTATAGGCTGCATGATGTTTGCCACCGTTAAGCGAAGACGCCTTCCAAGATCACCAGCGGGATGGAGTTTGGCAAAATCTTCATGATTAAATCCGCGGTGACTCATGAGAACAGCAGCTAAAGCATCACCAATGGCCATGGCTAATGTGGTGCTGGAAGTAGGCACGATACCCAAGGGATCCGCCTCTTTTTCTACCGATGCATCCAATACAACATCCATTTGATCTACCAAAGGAGATTTCATATTTCCAAGGATACCAATCATGGGTGAATTGAAATCTTTCAGAATGGGCAGTAGCCGCATCAACTCTTCTGTGGCACCGCTTTTAGAAATAAGAATAGTTGGATCTCCAGGCGCATAGATTCCCAAATCACCATGAACCGCCTCTGCCGCATGGAGAAACACTGCTTTATTCCCAACACTGCATAGGGTAG encodes:
- a CDS encoding KpsF/GutQ family sugar-phosphate isomerase; this encodes MSNSELKNIAGQILREEGQELINAAERIQEGVVQASEIIINHSGKVVICGMGKSGLIAQKIVATLCSVGNKAVFLHAAEAVHGDLGIYAPGDPTILISKSGATEELMRLLPILKDFNSPMIGILGNMKSPLVDQMDVVLDASVEKEADPLGIVPTSSTTLAMAIGDALAAVLMSHRGFNHEDFAKLHPAGDLGRRLRLTVANIMQPIENVAAVGINDRLRKVVIEMTEKPQGAALVVDGDNQLLGIVTEGDLRRCLATNGDIDQLTVGEVMTSNPISVTKGAPLKDAVTMMEDRESQISVLPVVNGNGKSCAGLIRLHDVYQTRLY